GTAACCATTCAAAAGTCCGTACAGATACACCAAAacatataaaaaaaaaaacaacaaaaacataacaaaacaaccaaaaaaaaaaaaaaaaagcgaGAACAATAAAACCGATAATAGGAGACACCACCACTCCTCGGGGCTGCATTACTCTATTTCTCTATCCTAACGATCGTTAGCACATTCCGTGGGGCATTGGAAATTTCTCTGTGTCAGCGATCCAGCCAGCCCCTCGTTCTCCTCGCTGTGTCACTCACTTCCTCACTCTTGTACCTAacttgtatttttcttacCCCACTACACCCATACCTCACCATACGGAGCCGGAGTTCGGCGGAGACAACCGTTGATCCACACAGACAACGAAACATAGCACAGCCAAACAAACAGGCCAAAGAGCCCATATAATTTCATTCTTCTCCTTGTATTTATCCGAGCACTAGCTCAATCGCGACTCCCTTGTTCAAGCGATTTTAAAATTACCTCTCACCTTTCTCACTTTGTGTTTCGTGTGGCTCTAGCGCTGCATATTACGCTCGGTATTTTGTATGTATGTTTGGGATATCTTATTTAATGCCGTACTGATAGGTCCAATCACGACTCGGATATTACTACGTCGTTTTTTGTGCGTTCCATAAAAAGACAACGAAAAAttgggaaaaaaacaaaaaacaaaaaaaaaaaaaaacgtaCTTCATGAACAAATAGTATACCGAATTCGCATCGCTTTAgatttttccaaattttaatttttcgacattttttttcgatttaattaatatatattatataacAACTAAAGATACCAAGACGATAGTTTGATTGCATTTAATGAAGGAGTAGTTTCTTAGTTTGCGAGTGATTTTACGGAATTTTTTGTGTATTTTTGGATTGTAGATTCTCCAGTTAAGTAATTAATCGCTGGTTGGCTTACTCATTGCTAGCATTTGACACCAACTGgaagttttttttttgtctaTCGTCTATATTATTTCCTTTTATTCGGATCTTCTATAACCGGAAAAAATAAAGCgagtaataatatcaatattcaTCAGCAATGCTATCATTTTCTCAGACTAGAAATCTAGCTGTCCGCAGATTGGGATCCCTAGGGGTTGCCGCTCGTTATGCCTCCACAGCAACTGTGAAGCCTTCTCATGACAGCGATGTTCCAAgtggatcttcttctttcactACCACCAAGGTTATCGAGAACCACACTGACAACAAGCCAAATGTTGTGATTTTGGGTTCTGGTTGGGGTGCTATTTCCTTCTTGCAACACATTGATGCCAAGAAGTACAATGTTTCCATTGTTTCTCCAAGAAACTACTTCCTTTTCACTCCATTGTTGCCATCTACCCCAGTCGGTACTGTGGACGAAAAGTCCATTATCGAGCCTGTTGTTAGCTTCGctatgaagaagaagggtaACGTTTCTTACTATGAAGCCGAGGCTACCTCCATCAACCCTGACAGAAACACTGTTACCATCAAGTCTGTCTCTACCGTTTCTCAATTGTACCAACCAGAGAAGCATTTGGGTTTGACTCAAGAAGACACAGCTGAAATCAAGTACGACTATCTGTTGACCGCTGTTGGTGCTGAACCAAACACCTTTGGTATCCCAGGTGTCGAAGAGTACGGTAActtcttgaaggaaattCCTCACTCTTTGCAAATCAGAAAGAGATTCTTGTCTAACATCGAAAAGGCTAACTTGTTGCCAAAGGGTGACccagaaagaaagagattgcTGACGATTGTTGTTGTCGGTGGTGGTCCAACCGGTGTTGAAACCGCTGGTGAATTGCAAGATTACGTCGACCAAGACTTGAAGAGATTCATGCCTTCCATCGCCGAAGAAGTGCAAATCCACTTGGTCGAAGCCTTGCCAAATGTCTTGAACATGttcgaaaagaagttgACCTCTTACGCTCAAGACGTTTTGTCCAAGACTAACATCAACTTGATGCTAAGAACTGCCGTCGGCAAGGTCGAAAAGGACCACTTGATTGCTAAGACCAAGGATGCCGAAGGTAACGTCACTGAAAAGACTGTTCCATACGGTACTTTGATTTGGGCTACTGGTAACAAGGCTAGACCAATCATCACTgacttgttcaagaagatcCCAGAACAAAACGCTTCTACCAGAGCTTTGAACGTTGACGAACACTTGTTGGTCAAGGGTACCAACAACATCTTTGCTATTGGTGACAACGCTTTCGCTGGTCTGCCTCCAACTGCTCAAGTTGCTCACCAACAAGCCGAATACTTGGCTAAGGTCTTCGACAAGATGTCCAAGATCCCTGGCTTCCAACAAGAATTGGCTACtagaaaggaaaagatcGACCTTCTATTCGAAGAAAACGGATTCAAGACCTTCAAGTATGTCCACTTGGGTGCTTTGGCTTACTTGGGTGCTGAAAAGGCAATTGCCAACATTACTTACGGTAAGCGTTCCTTCTACACCGGTGGTGGTTTGATCACCTTCTACATCTGGAGAGTCCTATACGTTAGTATGATCTTGTCTGCTAGATCCAGATTCAAGGTTATCTCCGACTGGTTGAAGTTggccttcttcaagagaGACTGTTTCAAGGAATTGTAAGTGTTGaatcatcaagaacattgaaattttcttttttaaaACTCAACTTTGAACACTTTTAAACATTTCCTAGTTCCGACTTTCAAAATTGTTTCTCTATTACGACTGTAATGACTATTTAACCATTATAAGGATTACAAATCTTAATGGAAACTAATGCCTATATTCATTATTCCTACTAAAATTTTTAtgtctattttttttgttccatATGCTCCTTTAAAACATTATGTATAAGGAGACATCTGTAAATATATCGAAACAGCCGGATGCTTAATTGTAGATCTGACATAAATCTACTGGCGTCTCATTTTACCGAGATggtgaaagaagaaatggaagagaaaaaaataaaaataaaatgaagTACGAGCCAAGATATATTATGTATTTATGTAGTACTGCCGATGTTTCTTATATGCAGATcagaaaataaagtaaaCCTCACAAATATTCTTATAAAACCGCCTTCAATTAAATTCTCCAAAGGAAGTTTATCTCTACTATTACTGGAAATATGTTTGAGCCTGGTGAAGATTTTGCAAAACAAATTCTTTAGGGtaattgttattgtttaGTACTATGAAACACATCATGTTCGATGATAACTCGGTAACATATATCAAATCGCTTAGCACCAAGGTATTGAAAGAACTCTTTAATTTCGTAGTACTATGCTTGAagtttttcattatatTGGATATTTTCTCAAACCTCTTCGGATCCAACAGCTCGCCTGTTGTGGTATTACTCGATGATATCACTAGGAATGTagtcttttcaaagagtACAATCTCCTTGGCATCCATTAGTTCTTTCAATCTTTTAAGATTGttattgtatatattcatatttGGAATCAAAGAGCAGACTATCTGGGACCATGCCTTATAGAGACTCTCATCCCAAATAGATGTAGGAAATCCGATTAAATCGTTAAACCCATATTCTGCTGAAGCCtgcttcaatttcttcatcataaTCTCGAATAACTCAGTCCGCTTATctaattgaacaagatcCATTTTATGaactaaaacaaaaatcttGGCATCCGGAGAGTACTTCTTAAGTTGTTTTAGTGCTCTTGTAAATATATCAACATCTTTGAGTACATCTTTAGACTCTACATCAAAAACGTGAATTAACACTTGCACCATCTGAAAGATGTGATCTTTTTGCTGAGTAAAATAATTTTCCATAAAGACATCTTGACCACCACAATCCCAAAGGTTCAATGTCATATTACCCAAAAACCGTAGATGAGAGTGTTCCACATCAATTGTAGCTCCTAATCTTCTTGTATCAAACGCACTGTAGTTGCTAAATATAATGGACCGCATCGATGATTTACCGGACCCAGAACGGCCCATCAACAAGAGCTTTTTCCTATTGTTGGATGACATTGTGAAGTTCTTGTCTCAGACTCTTTCCCAATTGACTTCCTGTACAGTCAACGATGATGATACTCtgattttttctttatcttctcAATTCGAATAGTTGTGTGTGTTGCcaagtttttgttttaatgCTATATTTTCTATACAAATGGACCTTTAATGTtatcaataaaaaaaataaaatgtaATACTAGTTAGTTATCATTTAAAACAGTACTGGATATCAGAATTGATTAATCAAGTACCGCTCTTAAAGAGCAACAATATCCTAGCTTAATGTTCTGAATTCAACATATACTAGCTActaattaaaaaaatgcaaAGACTACTATGCCTTAGTGCTTTGGGAAATCCGGAGCCTATGTATGAAAACACTAGACACAATGCTGGCATGATAATGCTACGAATGATTAAAAACGAATTATGCAGGAACTTACCTTTGAAACAATCCACAGTTTCACCACATATCGAGTATTGCCACGACCCTAAACTCAATCTTGTAATGCTTTTCAATAGAACCCAATATATGAATTTATCCGGCCATGCCTTCATTCCGGCATGGAGAAAATTGCCTCACGACACATTTCATGTAGTATTACATGATGAGTTAAACATTCCTACTGGTAAGGTACAGTTCAGAAAACCAGGAACAAGTTTTAGGGGGCATAACGGACTGCGAGACATCATTAAAATGAAGGGCAATGATGATTTTCATAAATTGGGAATCGGTATCGATAGACCAAATTCAAAGGATCCGAAAGTAGTTGCTGACTATGTACTATCAAAGTTCACACATCAAGAAATCTTGCAATTAGAACTGGAGGCCTTTCCTCGCTCCTTAGAGCACATAAGGAAGTTACTTCCGTGAAATTATAAACACCTGATAAaaacatgtatatattatattttgtCTCTAGTATGAAGAAGGAGTTCTGTAGTTAGTTTTACTTGCCAAAACGAAGAACGCCATGTCCAAAGTTAAAGTGAGGtaaaaaacaacaagaactaGTGCACGATACTTCTACACTTGATATGTagaatatttcatttcccTTTATCATAATTCCAGGCAACATGGCCGAGCGGTCAAGGCGAAAGATTAGAAATCTTTTGGGCTCTGCCCGCGCAGGTTCGAGTCCTGCTGTTGtcgttatttttttttgaactccaactttcaatttttttctttttctgtaatTCTAGCTCAAGCTGTATCTAAGAGGATAATAGTACGTGTTAAGCGACAGTGACAGTAGTAGTGAATAGTCTAACGGACCTTTCCAAAAAATATCAGAtgttattataatatacatTTACCTAATCAATTTATGACAGCCTATACTATTTAGTAACGTTCCTTTAGTCTTGATGCAACAGTACGTAGGTTACCGTAAACCTTACCTGGTGGAGAACCCAAAATTAGAGATACTACGGACTCTCTTGCCATTCTAATATGTGTGAAGCCACCTAGAATATGTATCTTAGAATCAGCCAATACAATTCTAGTTCTGGTAGCATTTTCAATAGCAAACTTTGTCTTACCATCTTTACCTGCTATACGACCAATAGCTCTAGAGAGATGGTCACCTTGAAGAGTTTTAACATCCTTGATCTCAAAAGTCTCAATATATAAATCGTCCAATCTCAATAGAGCAATGGAATCATCCAAATCAAACCCAAGTGTGAAGGCCTTAATGAAATCAGCACCTTTTTGTAGAGCACCTGGATCTGTAGTATGTTTAGGATGTGTTCTCAATTCTACTGactttgttttcaaattcattcTTACTTGCAACTTAAGGTGGTCAACTAATGGAGGATAAATCTTAGCCCAgttgttcttcaatggaGTCATTCTGTGAGGTGGAACAGGGACCTTTCTACTTTCCAACTTCACCTTGGTTTGGCCAGAGTTTGCAGCACTAGTAAATCTAGGCTTTCCCTCCGCATCAAGAACGACACCGGCGTCctccttcttctgcttcttcttatcttcgttttcttcatcatccaAGACAGCATCACCATCCTGGTCTATTAAAacatcatcgtcatcgtcttcttcaattggttGTGTGTTGTCTGTACCAACAATACGAGATGCGGTTGGAGTAGCAGAGGTTCTTTCCACTGTTTGCTCGTCCTTTTTCACAGCAGTAGGAGCGACCATATTTTATATTCCGATTGTAACGATATTCCTTCTCACTTCTGCGTTCTAGTCTCCTGAACTTAAAACACTTTATTTAAATGCTTGCAAGCtaagcttcttctttatctcatctcatctcatctcatctcatctcatctcatcgctaATTGTTATTGTAATAAAATTTTCTAAACTTTCCCAGAGATGAGCTAAGggtaataaaaaagaaacaagaacacGTGACCATATTTCTGTAAcaataaagaaacaaacgACGAGATTAGTCCTTTGACCTTCTAATCCGGGGGTTGAACCTGGGAATGCAATTGTATACACTGGAGAAAAGTATTCGCAGTTCACTGAGGGCCCCTGCAACTATCTCCCCGATGTTTTCTCTCTAAACGATATTTCTTAGGTGCGCACCGTCCTTTTtagagaatgaaaaattacTTAATCTTTCAGGTCCGGCAATACAGTTAGTTATATAAAAGCAAGAAACGACTCATTGGAAAAGTACCACTTGAAGCTAAGACATAGTACTTAAAGCTCTTTTTATCTCGTGCACAAACTACATTGCTTATATTGGTGAAACTTTCTATTGTACACTAAACAACAGTAATGCTACCCATTCTTAGTCGTATAACGGCACGACGCTTTGCTATGCGAGCGCATTCAAAGGTTAAAATACCAACTCCGATGCA
The Kluyveromyces marxianus DMKU3-1042 DNA, complete genome, chromosome 1 DNA segment above includes these coding regions:
- the NDI1 gene encoding NADH-ubiquinone reductase (H(+)-translocating) NDI1 (mitochondrial), whose amino-acid sequence is MLSFSQTRNLAVRRLGSLGVAARYASTATVKPSHDSDVPSGSSSFTTTKVIENHTDNKPNVVILGSGWGAISFLQHIDAKKYNVSIVSPRNYFLFTPLLPSTPVGTVDEKSIIEPVVSFAMKKKGNVSYYEAEATSINPDRNTVTIKSVSTVSQLYQPEKHLGLTQEDTAEIKYDYLLTAVGAEPNTFGIPGVEEYGNFLKEIPHSLQIRKRFLSNIEKANLLPKGDPERKRLLTIVVVGGGPTGVETAGELQDYVDQDLKRFMPSIAEEVQIHLVEALPNVLNMFEKKLTSYAQDVLSKTNINLMLRTAVGKVEKDHLIAKTKDAEGNVTEKTVPYGTLIWATGNKARPIITDLFKKIPEQNASTRALNVDEHLLVKGTNNIFAIGDNAFAGLPPTAQVAHQQAEYLAKVFDKMSKIPGFQQELATRKEKIDLLFEENGFKTFKYVHLGALAYLGAEKAIANITYGKRSFYTGGGLITFYIWRVLYVSMILSARSRFKVISDWLKLAFFKRDCFKEL
- the GTR1 gene encoding Rag GTPase GTR1, which produces MRSIIFSNYSAFDTRRLGATIDVEHSHLRFLGNMTLNLWDCGGQDVFMENYFTQQKDHIFQMVQVLIHVFDVESKDVLKDVDIFTRALKQLKKYSPDAKIFVLVHKMDLVQLDKRTELFEIMMKKLKQASAEYGFNDLIGFPTSIWDESLYKAWSQIVCSLIPNMNIYNNNLKRLKELMDAKEIVLFEKTTFLVISSSNTTTGELLDPKRFEKISNIMKNFKHSTTKLKSSFNTLVLSDLIYVTELSSNMMCFIVLNNNNYPKEFVLQNLHQAQTYFQ
- the PTH1 gene encoding aminoacyl-tRNA hydrolase, translating into MQRLLCLSALGNPEPMYENTRHNAGMIMLRMIKNELCRNLPLKQSTVSPHIEYCHDPKLNLVMLFNRTQYMNLSGHAFIPAWRKLPHDTFHVVLHDELNIPTGKVQFRKPGTSFRGHNGLRDIIKMKGNDDFHKLGIGIDRPNSKDPKVVADYVLSKFTHQEILQLELEAFPRSLEHIRKLLP
- the PNO1 gene encoding Pno1p; protein product: MVAPTAVKKDEQTVERTSATPTASRIVGTDNTQPIEEDDDDDVLIDQDGDAVLDDEENEDKKKQKKEDAGVVLDAEGKPRFTSAANSGQTKVKLESRKVPVPPHRMTPLKNNWAKIYPPLVDHLKLQVRMNLKTKSVELRTHPKHTTDPGALQKGADFIKAFTLGFDLDDSIALLRLDDLYIETFEIKDVKTLQGDHLSRAIGRIAGKDGKTKFAIENATRTRIVLADSKIHILGGFTHIRMARESVVSLILGSPPGKVYGNLRTVASRLKERY